The sequence AAATTTTTCGAGGGCCTCCGACATGCGGTCCAGCCCATTTTATAATATTATTGCACTATCAATATTTGTAAAAACATTATCCTTTAAGTTCTCTTGACTTACAGCAGTTATAATCGTTTTGCTTTTTGGATTGACTACAAAAGCCTTGTTGTCCATAAGCACAAGAGATTCTTTTGAACCCTTTTTTGCAAGCCTTTCCATAGCATAGTTCATTCTTGAAATATCTTGAGAGCTAAGGCTTATACCCCTTGATTCAAGGCGCTTTGAGGCATGATTGGTAAAGTTTATACTGCTAATTTCGTTATTTAATATCTCAGCAAAACTTGAATCTGACTGAAGTTTTGTAAAACTCTTATTTGAAATGCCTTGTCCTTGAATTTTGTCTATCTTCATAAAACGCTTACTATGTTAGAAAGATTTATAGTAGAACCGTTATCTAAAACTAAAGATGGATTGTTATTACTTATAGTTACCTGAGTAACTGTAGCGCTTTGTGTGCTGTTGTCAGCAGCTGTATATTGAATTTTTTTACCTATTAAGCTAGTAGCATATAGGTTATTTATGTTTACCACAGATTCTTGAACAGCATTACTCATGTTTGTCATCTGTTGTGTGGTAGTAAGAGCTGATAACTCATTCATAAATTCACTTGTACTCATAGCATTAAGTGGATCTTGATTTTTTAGTTGAGCAATCAAAAGAGTCAAAAAAGCATTGGTGTTTGCCAGGCTATTAGCGCTTGAACTTGAACTAGAATTAGAACTTGTACTGACATTATTACTCGTCGAACCAACGCTTGAAACTGACATTTCAATACCTCCTTTTTCTTATACTCTTATATCAACACCGTCTTTAAGACTTTGAATACCCGTTATAAGTGCAGTATCTAAAGAAACGTTATTATTATTATTTAAAGGATAAATTACATGACTGAAATTCTGGTTAAACCCCTGGTCCTTCTGGTCGGAATTTATATAGACATTTACATTATTTGGCGCAAAGCCATTTGATTGTAAAATCTGTCTAAAATCTTGCATATTCGATAAAATAGCGTGTTTTGCAAGATCGTCTACAACAAAAAAGGTCATGTTTACGGAATTTGTAGCCCTATCAAGTGATACGTTTAGCTTTACTTTACCCAGATCTGGTGGTTCTAGTAAAAATTCTATGTCTTTTGGAGAATTAAATCTCAAATCCTGCATCATGTTCTGGATCTTTTGATATGCGTCCAGTGAAATGGAATGATACGACATGCTCTGGTTTGGCGTTACAATATTATTGATTATTGACAATTGGGGACCTAGCAAATTTGAAGAGATAGCTTCATTGGCATCTGTTAATTTGTTTTCAGATGAGTTAGACAAAGAATTTGCCTGATTAAAACCAGAGGCTATTTGCCCAGAGAGAAGGTTAGCAACCGTAATTTGAGAGTTCACAGAAGAAGGGATACTTAGGTTACTGAGTATCTGAGAAGTTATAGTGTTTGAGATATTTTGTGCTACAGACTGATTCTGATAATTAAAAGCTTGTTGATTTAAGTTCTGAGAAGATGTTAGAGTTCCTGTAATAGAGCTTGATAAATTTGGTTGATTTATAAAGACTTGAGAATTTAATGCTAACTGTGAAGTACTAAATGATTTGTCAGAAATAGTCTGCAAATTTTGTGAAAGATTTGACAAAGTATTTAAAGAACTAGAGTTTATTAAAGTAGTATCATTTTCTCCAGAATTATCCTGAGAAATATTTGTAGAGCTTTGCAAAGCCTGAATAGAGTTTAAATTAAAAGGAGTGCTATTCTGAGCTAACTGACTAGAAGGGGTTAAATTAGCAGTTTGAATAAGTGTGCTTTGAGACGTTGATTGTGCTTGAGGAACAGTTAATTGAGATTCTAATAAGAAGGGGCTTTGAGTATTTGTTTGTATAGTACTTAATACATTAGAGTTATTCTGAATATTGATTGCACCGTTACTTGCTTGAGAACTTAAGACAGGAGAAGAATTTAAAATATCAGCTAACTGTAGAGGAATTATTTGAGCATCTTGCAATGGCCCCAAGATTTGGATATCTGGTTGAGTTAGAGTAGGGTTGCTTTTGTTAGTTTGATCTTTTAAAGCACTTTGAGCGCTATTTTGATCCTGAGACAAATTTAAACCCAAAACAACAGGGATTTGACCTGACAAATTTATAACAGGCATCTGATTTGGCATCTGAATAAGTACCAAAGAAGATTGTATTTGGCCAGAAACGCTTTGATCGCTACTTTCACTTCCTGGTTGTAATTGAGATTTTGGATTAGTAGTTTGGATATTAATTTGTGAGCTTTGGGCTGTATTGACTTCGTTTTGGGCAAATTCGCTAACAAGTTGTTCTAAAATTGAAGAAAAAACCTCATCTTGCGAGATAGATGATTGATTCGGATTCGGCACAGAATTGCCCGACTGCAATATAGGTAGATTTGCCAAAGGCGAAGAGTTCAAACTTTCACCTCCTTTCTATCTTCAAAATTATATATTTCCTTATTAGAAAATATCTTCTCTTATGATTTATCGACAAAAATACTAATTTTATTTAAAAAGGGGTAGAAATCTAAAAGGTCAGGCAGATTTTGAGGTAAGGATCTTTTCAACCATGTCACAGATTATGTGCTCAATCATAATATGACATTCCTGTATTCTTGGAACGTTTTTTGACGGAACGCTTATACAGATATCAGATAGTTTTTCCATTTCATTTCCAGCCATACCTGTAAGCGAGATTGTGCTTATATGATAAAGTTGAGCAATTCTTAGCGCCTTTATTAAATTTTTAGAATTCCCACTTGTCGAAATGGCAAAAAAGACGTCACCCATTTCACCTAGCGCTTCAATCTGTCTTGCAAAAATGCTTTCATATCCAAAATCATTTGAAATAGCTGTAATAATTGAAGTATCAGTAGTAAGGGCTATAGCTTTTAGAGCTTTCCTTTCCAACAAAAATCTACCAACAAACTCTGCTGCAATGTGCTGTGAATCAGCAGCACTACCACCATTTCCCGCAATCAAAAGTTTTTTCCCAGACCTTAGCGCTGCAGATATAACTTTAACGCTCATTTTAACAGTTTCTAAAAATCTATCATCAGAAAGCAACTTATCTTTTAACTCCAGGGCTTCAGATATTGCTTTTCTGATTTCATCCTCTACAATCATTTACTTTTCCTTTCAAAAAAGTTGAGCATCTCTTTAGAAAAATTTTGGATAGAAAACTTTTCCATGACAAAAGCTCTTGCCCTTTCTCCAAGTTCTCTGGCAAAATCTCTATCTTTAGCCAATTTCAACATTGCACTATACAATTCATCTTCATCAGGGAGAGCCCACTCCCAATCTGGATTATATCCCGAGCTATTTTGACCTATTTTTTCGAACTTATAATTTAAAAGTATAGAATTGTCTTTATTCATAAACTCAAGGTTACCACCGTATGCTGTAGCAATAACTGGTTTTCCAAGCCACATAGCTTCTATTAGAGGAAGGGCCATGCCTTCACAACTGTGCGGAGAAACGTATGCATCTGCAGCATTTAATATAGTAATATATCCATCTCTGTTCGTAGTCTCATCCACAAATACAACGTTGTCAGTAATACCCAATTCTTTAATGTATTTTGCGAGTTTTACTTGATTTTCAGAATATTTTGCAGCCTGAAAGGTCTTAAATATTAAATATACATCGCTATATTCTCTTACAACCCTCGAAAGAGCCCTTAAAAGCAAAAACGGTCTTTTTCTGTCAAAATCTCTGAAAAAGTCCAGTATAAACATAAAAACAAAAGAGTCATAAAAACCAAAGGTTGCTCGAAGATTCTTTCTGTGTTGTAATATTCTCCAATCGTAAGTGAATGGATACAAAAACTTATATACCTTTTTCCCTCCCGCTTTAATTAAAGCGCTTTTTACAAAATCTGAATAACACATAACTTCATCTACCAAAGAAAAGGCCTTAGGGTCATCAAAATACCTATCAAATTCCCAGTTCCAGATTGCAGATGTTCTGCCTTTGAAAATATTGCTTGATATATCTTTAAGATAAGCCAAATCTTCTGAATTAATAAAAAATATTGTGTTATTAAATGATAGATTATTAACGTTAAAACAAGCAATATTTTTAATTTCCTCTTCAGAAACTCTCAAATTTGATGTAACGGGCAAAAAGAAAAGCGAACACGGAATACCCAGTGAAGATGCCTTTCTAAAAAAGGATCTTGCTTGAACCCCAAGCCCAATCTTCGATTCAAAAAACCCAACGATGTTTATTCCAAAAGGGCTATGCTCAATACGAGATGTATCAGTAAGGTTGTAATTAACCCTTAAGATATCCTTCAATGTTACAGTACTTATTATGCCAGTCATAGAAAAAGTCAAGCGTAAATCCAGTCTTGACTCAATCACACATCTTGCAAACCTACTTATAGAGCTGTATTTTGTGTGCAGAAAAGAAAGTATTGCCCTTACATTTTCTCTGTCAGGTAAATATGGATTCCTAAATCTCTTAAATATTTCTTCTGAATATCTTCTTCTTACTTCAAGAGGTATCCTAATTCTTGTTAATGGAAGGTACTCAAAATAATATGGTAATTCCTCAAATTTTCTTTTATTTTGGAAAAAACTTTTGTTATAGTACTCGTTTACTAACTTTATATACGATTTATTTATTGATCCAAAAAAGCTTACGTGATCGAATAGAAATAAATCATCCAGATAAAACCCACTAAATTCAAAAAGTGATATCTTCTTGAGAAGATTTTTTCTATTTACAAAATAATTAGATTCTTTAAATATGATATCTTCTTTTTTAACATTATAAAAGGTCAGAGTATACTGCAAATCATCTAATTCAAGATATTTTAGCTTTGATATCTCTTTCCTGTGAAAATAGGAGATATTAGCTTCAGTATTTTTTAAAGCAAATATCGATTCTTTGAAACGAATTACATCATAATCATCCAAAAGATCGTATAAGCCCTTTACATCAGAAAGGCAGAAGATATTTTTCGATAAGTACAAACTTTTTTTAAATCCAACATAAGCAAAATATTCAAAAACATATGACAAAATCCAGTTTTTCGACTCATCCTTAGTAGATGTCCAAAGAACTTTATGCATATCCCTACATGAAATTTCTGACAAAAGTTCACACAAAAAGAAAAATTTAATACCTCTAGATACCAATTCGTTAAAGAGTCTAAATTCTCTAATATCCTTTAAAAGGTCTACAACTACAACTACAAATTCAATGTCTGGATTGTTTTTTAGAAAACTATCCCTTAAATTTAGGGCATAGTGCATTTCGTCTTTGTTAATTATAGTAAACGCAACATCTTTGTGTTGAACAGGAATCTTGGGAGAATAGTCAAAATTTATCTTAACGACTCTTAGATCTTCCCATAAATCCTTTGCTTTAAAAATCTCATATTTTATCTTTTCTAATCCCTTGCTTAACGAAGAAGCAAACCCCTTTTTCTGATAATTTTTTAAGGACTTTCTAAACGAAATATATCTTGAGAGCGAACTTTTAAATAACGTGTTTTTAAACATATTAAGTTACCACTATAAGTTCTTTGAAAAATAAAAATTTTTTCAAACCAATTCTTGTCTTATTTTTAAGATTTAATTCTTTAGGTATATAAATTTCTATTCCCTCCTGTTCAAAAACTTTATATGCTATTCCTTCCAAAGGCTCTCCAACTCTAACTGAAGGAGGTAAAGGGACCCTGCTTCAAGAAAAGCAAGACGAAGCATTTATAAAAAAAATCTTTGATCCCTTTGATTTTATGTATTCTTTAGCCTCTTTATCAAATTCAAATTTAGGCATTTTTACCTCCATCTAAAGCATATATAAAAATATATTCCTTACCATAGGAACTTGTCTTTGCATCGATCACAAGATCTTTATCGTAAAAAAAATTTTTCGGCACATATACAACAACATCATCAAAAAATATACAATTATATTTATCAAATTCTTTCTTAGGTCTTCCCCATCTAACTGATGGTATTCCTGAACCAGTCCCTCAAGTGCTACACAACAAATCCCTCGATGGCAAGACATATATTTCTTTGCCACTCTTCTCAATTAATTTAATTGCCTTTTTAGTTAAAGATATCATTATATATCATATATATTAAATCATATTAACATTTAAGAGTGAAGACCCAAAAGATATCATTAACACAAATTTATACACAAATTTTAAAAAATAAGATAATATTTATAAAGTTAGTAAATAAAAATTTTTGGAGGAATTATGTCATTAACCGATTACAAAGAAAAGCTTCAAAATGCTGTTGACCTAGTAAATAAGAACGAGCTTGACCAGGGAAGAAAAGTATTACAAGAATTAATTGATGAGCTTCATGAAAATCAAACAAACGAAGAAAAAGATATCCTTGCAACCGCACTGGATATACGAAGCCTTATTAGAGCCTATGGTAGAGATTTTGAGGGTTCCATGAAGGACCTTGACGAATCGATTGCTCTTAGGAAATTTCTTTTTAGCGAAAAGTTTAGTAAAAATCAGGAAGACATTGCGAGACTATTAACTCACAAGGGAATAAACCTAGGACAAATAGGTAAGCTTGACGAAGCCCTCTCTCAAATCAAGGAAGCAATTAATTTGTATGAAGAGTGTTATAAAGATGGTTCGCTTTCCAACACTGGACTCTATACCCATGCCCTAAATCAACTCGCAATTACACAAAAAAATATGAACAATTTCGAATCTTCCTTTGAAGCTTTCAACAAAGCTATTGATATTTTAGAAAAGGAAGTAAAAGTTGATAACTCTCTTAACTTAGACCTTGCTGTAACTTATATGAACAGGGGCATAAACAATGTAGAAACATCAAAAACTCAGGACTCAATCGACGATTTTAGGAAAAGTATTGACATTGTTATAGATTCACTAAAAGAAAGGCCAGAACTTGTCGGACTTTACTCGAGGCTGGTATATTACTCCATTCTTTCAATGGCAAGATCAGGCCTTATATTGCCAGATAAGTTGGAAAAATTTAAAACAGAATCAGAATACGTGTTTAATACATATGGCATGACTGAGGAAGCAGAGTTTTGGATGACTAAAATCGGTGAACTATTTGCCCCACCACAAAGTTCTTGAGGCCCAGGTTGTTAGACCCTTGGTCTAAGGGTTTGTTTAGGGTACAAAAAAAGGAAGAGAGAGATTTCTCTTCCTTTTTTGTTACTATAAGACTATTCTTGACGTATTCTATAAAAAGGTTTATGGAGGTAAAAGATGTATCATCTATATAATAGAAGATCCTTTATTAAAAAGCTCATTTATAGCTTAATTGCCTTCAAATTGATGTTATATAATTCCAATTCGCTTGCAGAATCCTCTACTGAAGTTTGGGGGCAATGCCCAAGAGGGCTTCAATATGACCCATATCCTGGTAAGTGTTCAAGGTATATAGACACAAACAACGACGGCTATTGTGACTATTCAGAACCTCCTCCAAAAACCAAATCAAGTTTAAACTCATATGTTTCCAAAAAAGCTGAAAATTTCAATAACACAAAGCCATTATTTGGTGATGATATAGCTGAAGCAGCAGATCGAAAAAGAAGGCGTTCAATTACTGAAAGTTATAATACAGGAACACTGTCCATACTAGCAATTCTTTTTTCCTTAATATCCGGTCTTCTGGTAAGGAAAAAAGTAATAAAAAAACAAACGCTTCTAAAAATATGTAACTTTGTCTTAGCATTATCTTTTGTAGTATCTGCAGTCCTTGGAATGATCTTATCACTTAAATACGACGGCCTTATCAAACTTCCTTTGCCATCTTGGGTTTTGTTTTTGCATGTAGAATTTGGAATAGTTTTTTGCTTCTTAGCAATTCTACACTTAGCATTAAATTGGAAATCTATGCTTTATTTGTTCAACCTTAATGGTAAAAAAAATTAGTCTTACCTGTTCTCTCTCAAGGCAAGACTAATTATAGTTAAGGGGTGTACTTTAACAGTATTTGGTTTTATAGTAATAACATTTCTATTATAGACCCAATTACCATAAAACAATATTGCTTTTTCAAAAACAATAGTTATGAATACATTTAATTTATTAATGACAAATCAAGTTAAAAAAATTATTTAATTTTATCCTTTTGAGCAAAATAGCTAAAAATAAGATTTATTATTGGTAAGATCCACAAAAGAAATGCAAAGTGTATATAATACATTGGCTTAACTCCCAGTAAAATTGCACATATTTGAGCCAGTAGATTCCAAGGAACAATTCCCGGAAAAACATGTGCACTATCTGCAATAACTCTTGATAAAAGAGAAAGTTTAAAGTTCCTCCTCCATTCATTTCTTAATTGCTGTGCGGCAAGCATCAGAGGCAGGGCTTGATTACAAAAAAGCATTGAAGATATAAGGTTGAGAACTATCACCCTAAAAACTGATTGACTGTAACTTTTAGGATTTATAATTCTCTTCACAAGAGAATCTAAAATCCTACTCTTTTGAAGCAGTGAATTAAACGCAGAAGAAACACAAACAAGTGCTACCAAGGGCAACATAGAAAAAATACCGCTCAAGTGGTTAAATGGCCAAATGTTTATTCCATAAAAAATGTGGTATATAAGATTTATACTAGAATTTACATCGCTTATAAAGAGAGCAAATATAGATGAAAAAAGAAAAGAGAAAAAAAGTGGCACTTTTTTTATAAACAAAACAAACAAAATTAAAATAGGAAATAACTTAAAATAGTCAACTTTTATCAAGTAATCACTGGTTATGTGAACAGAATTGATATGAATTTCAAAAAAAATAGGTAAAAAAATTGAGTAAACAATTAAAATTAAAATGACTGCAACTATTGTTGTAGGTAAAATTGCCATAAAGTGAGTTTTAACATCAATTCCTACACATATCGCAGTCAGTCTAAGAGCAGAAGAAAAAATAGAGGATCTATCTCCTAACATCGCACCAGAAACGAGAGCTCCTGCAACTATATACGAGGGATAGTGTACGCTATTTGAAAGTGCCATTATTGGAGCAGAAAGAATACATAAAGTCCCAGTGATGCTACCAATAATCAAAGAGAGGATCGATGCAAATACAAAAGAGAAAAAAGCCAAGTACTTAGGATTTAAAGTAAACATAAAAATATTAAGTATTTCATTTAAAGTTCCAGATAGTGCAAATGAGGGAAGCATTATCCCAACACCTATAAGTATTCCCACTACTTCTTTCACCATAAATATCCCTTTTAGTGAAATAAAAATTAATTGGCTAAAATTATTCTTTAAAGTTAAAAGATATATAAATAACATGCAATATGCAGGTATCAATCCTAAAAAAAGTGGCAAGGAAAAAGATATGCATATACCTAATCCAAAAAGAATAAATAAAATTAAGGCAAGTAAGATAAATTCTGATTTATAATTGTTAAATATTTTAAACATATGAATATTATAAATCTTATAAACTACTACAATACTTATATTGTATAGGAGGTTATCTGTTGATACAAATTTGGCATCCTTGTACACAGATGAAAGATCACGAAAAATACCCGTTAATAAAAATAAAAAACGCAAGGGGGGTTTATCTTTACGACTTTAATGGTAATTCTTACATTGATGGAATATCTTCCTGGTGGGTAAACCTCTTTGGGCATTCCAATGAAAGATTAAACAGAGCTATTTCTAATCAGATCGCTTCACTTGAACAAATAATTTTTGCTGGCTTTACGCACGAAAAAGCTTTAGAACTAGCAAAGCTTCTTTCTGAGGTTGTTCCAGACAATCTTTCTAAAATGTTCTTTGCAGAAACTGGTTCAAGTGCAGTAGAAATTTCAATTAAGATGAGCTATCACTATTTTCAAAACATAGGACAAAGAAAAAGAAAAAAATTTGTATCTTTAAAAAATGGTTATCACGGCGAAACTATAGGCGCACTTTCTGTTAGCGGTGAAGATTTGTACAAAAAAGCTTATAAAAGTATTTTGCCAAAAAATATTGTATCCTTTTCTCCAGATTGTTATAGGTGTAAATTTGGGCATTCAAGAGAGTCTTGCAACACAGAGTGCTTTTCAGATATTGAAAAAATATTGATATCAAACGGCGAAAAGATATGCGCAGTAATAGTTGAGCCCATAGTACAGTTTGCTGGCGGCTTCAAAATTTATCCGCCTGAGTATTTAGTAAAGCTAAGAAATCTCACTTCTAAGCTTGGAATTCATTTAATCCTTGACGAAATAGCGACTGGCTTTGGGAGAACTGGTAAGATGTTTGCGTGTGAATGGGCAGATATTAAACCTGATTTTATGTGCCTATCGAAAGGAATAACAAGCGGCTATCTGCCTCTTTCAGTAGTGCTTACAACTGATGAAGTATACAGGGCTTTTTATGATGATTACACAACTCTTAAGGCATTTCTGCACAGTCACAGTTATAATGGTAATGCCATATCCTCAGCTGTAGCTGTTGAAACCTTAAAAATATTTAAAGAAGAGAATGTGTTGGAAAAAAATAAAGAAAAATACAAATATATGAGAAATCTTATAGAAAATAAATTCTGTGAACTGCAACACGTAGGAGAAATCAGACATATTGGATTTATTAGCGCTGTGGAAATTGTAGAAAATAAAAAAACAAAAAAGCCCTTTAACTGGAAAAAAAGAACTGGATTCAATATTTACAGAGAAGCGCTTAAGAGGGGGGTATTGCTCAGAAACTTAGGAGATATAATCTACTTTCTCCCACCGTATATAATAGAACCTCATCAAATTGAGTTCTTGGTAAAGGCAGCACACCAATCATATTTGGAGGTGTTAAAGAAGTGATTCTTTTTATAAGCGCTACAGATACTGGAGTAGGTAAAACTTATTTTTCTTATCTATTAGCAAAAAAATTCTTAATTGAGGGGAAAAGAACAAAATATATTAAATTAGTTCAGACTGGCTATCCTAAAGACAATGATAGTGCCTTTGTCTCAAAATCCAAAGTAGAAGCAAAAACCTTATATTTTGGAAAAGATCCTCTAGCTCCTTGCTTTATTTTTGAAAATTTCCCTATAGAAGAAGCAATAAGTCGAATTAAAACAGAGGAAGTAGATTATACAATTGTAGAAGGCTCTGGCGGTCTATTAGTGCCTTTAGACAAAAATAACTTTATAGTCGATATACCAAAAAGAATGAGCTTAAAAACTATAATAGTGGTACCGAATAAACTTGGGTGTATAAATCAAACATTATTAAACTTATACTATTGCGATAAGGAAGGTATAGATTTATATGGTTTTGCACTAAATGATTTTTTCAAGGAAACATTTGACAACTTCGACATTTTAAGTAAACTTACTGGCAAAATAAAATATAGATTCAAAAATGAAATAATAACAATATAAAGGTTAGGATGAACAAAATGAGAAGAAAGGAATTTCTAATTTCCGATTCTAAAGAAATATGTAACATACTGAACAATTTAGAATATGGAGTCTTGTCTTTAGTTGACTTGAACAATAAACCTTATTCAGTACCACTAAACTTCTTTTATTATGAGAACAGCATTTTCTTTCATAGCGCAACTGGTGGTAAAAAAGTTGATATTATAAGAAAAAATCCAATAGGTAGCTTTTTGGCAGTAAAACCCTTTTCTTTTTTGCCATCTTATTTCAAAAATGAAAAAAACGCATGTTTTGCTGGGCAATTATATGCCTCAATTTATTTAGAAGGAGAAATAACTGAAACAAAGGATAATCTTAAGAAATGTGAATATTTGAATCTTTTAATGAAAAAATATCAGCCCGAAGGGGGTTTTAATCCTATTGGTATAGATAATATAATTTACCTAAAGGCTATAGAAAATGTATTATTATTTGAGTTAAAAGTCTCTTTTGTTAGCGCTAAATTTAAATTCGATCAACACAGAAGCTATAAAGACAACAAAGATACAATTGAAAAGCTAAAAAAGAGAGGCACAAAAACCGATTTAGAAACAGTAAAAATGATAGAAAAATTTTCTTTAAACAATTTTTATCATTTATAAAAACCAGCAATAAGATAACTGTAAGTTGCATATATTTTATTTTTAATCTTAAAATTCTTTTCATAAAAATCACAAAACTTTTTAAACTTCTCTTTAGAACAAAGTGAATCAAAGCTTGTAAATCTTGCACCAGAAGCTTTATGAAACCTCAAAAATTCAATTGGATTTTGAAAGTATAGTTTCTTGGTACAAACGTATTTATAAATCAAATTTAAATCTTTGAAAATATCCAGATAAAAGCCTTCGTCTTTGAGTTTCATTGTAGAACCGAAACCAGAAAAAATGTTAGTTAATTGCATTTCTTTAAAAGTGGGCTCAATAAAAACTCCAAAATGTATTTGGCCTGTTTCTTTCAAAAGAGATATAAAATTTTTTAAAGTTTTTTCAGGATAAAGAAACCATTGTATAGAGGAAGAAGATAAAATTAAGTCAAATTGTTTCCCGGAAAAGTCGTAATTTTCAGCATCGCCAATTACAAAATCAAAACCATCTTGACCTTTAAGTTTACTTTTTAGTTTATTTAAGGCTTTTTCTGAAATATCAATACACGTGTAATTATTGAAGCTAATTGTAACTGATTGAGTTAAACGCCCTGTTC comes from Thermodesulfobium acidiphilum and encodes:
- a CDS encoding pyridoxamine 5'-phosphate oxidase family protein, producing the protein MRRKEFLISDSKEICNILNNLEYGVLSLVDLNNKPYSVPLNFFYYENSIFFHSATGGKKVDIIRKNPIGSFLAVKPFSFLPSYFKNEKNACFAGQLYASIYLEGEITETKDNLKKCEYLNLLMKKYQPEGGFNPIGIDNIIYLKAIENVLLFELKVSFVSAKFKFDQHRSYKDNKDTIEKLKKRGTKTDLETVKMIEKFSLNNFYHL
- the bioA gene encoding adenosylmethionine--8-amino-7-oxononanoate transaminase, which gives rise to MIQIWHPCTQMKDHEKYPLIKIKNARGVYLYDFNGNSYIDGISSWWVNLFGHSNERLNRAISNQIASLEQIIFAGFTHEKALELAKLLSEVVPDNLSKMFFAETGSSAVEISIKMSYHYFQNIGQRKRKKFVSLKNGYHGETIGALSVSGEDLYKKAYKSILPKNIVSFSPDCYRCKFGHSRESCNTECFSDIEKILISNGEKICAVIVEPIVQFAGGFKIYPPEYLVKLRNLTSKLGIHLILDEIATGFGRTGKMFACEWADIKPDFMCLSKGITSGYLPLSVVLTTDEVYRAFYDDYTTLKAFLHSHSYNGNAISSAVAVETLKIFKEENVLEKNKEKYKYMRNLIENKFCELQHVGEIRHIGFISAVEIVENKKTKKPFNWKKRTGFNIYREALKRGVLLRNLGDIIYFLPPYIIEPHQIEFLVKAAHQSYLEVLKK
- the bioD gene encoding dethiobiotin synthase; translation: MILFISATDTGVGKTYFSYLLAKKFLIEGKRTKYIKLVQTGYPKDNDSAFVSKSKVEAKTLYFGKDPLAPCFIFENFPIEEAISRIKTEEVDYTIVEGSGGLLVPLDKNNFIVDIPKRMSLKTIIVVPNKLGCINQTLLNLYYCDKEGIDLYGFALNDFFKETFDNFDILSKLTGKIKYRFKNEIITI
- a CDS encoding methyltransferase domain-containing protein — protein: MTQKIQSIKNFTRNSFDRALFYENYTPIQKEIAHLISLNIGSEYFESVLEVGAGTGRLTQSVTISFNNYTCIDISEKALNKLKSKLKGQDGFDFVIGDAENYDFSGKQFDLILSSSSIQWFLYPEKTLKNFISLLKETGQIHFGVFIEPTFKEMQLTNIFSGFGSTMKLKDEGFYLDIFKDLNLIYKYVCTKKLYFQNPIEFLRFHKASGARFTSFDSLCSKEKFKKFCDFYEKNFKIKNKIYATYSYLIAGFYK